The genomic segment TTTCTCTTTTCCTTTAGGAGTTGTTATCTCCTCTACTGTTTTTGAAGATAGTATAGATATAATAATGTCTCTTATAAGAGGTGTTTTTTTATCTAGTTCTGGTGTAAGCTCTTCACTGTCTTCTTCAAGATTTATTTTAGCTACTAAAAATCTGCGACCATTTTCACTTAAAAGATTTACTGTGAATTTATCAAGAGGGTACATTGGTCCTACTGTTAAATCATCACTCTTTCTACGAGTTTTCTTTTCAACTTTTTCTTGTTTTACAGTTTCTGGATTTTCTTGATCATCTCCAGACAACATAACATAAGCTCCAATACCAATGACTGCAAGTACCAGAACTAGTAATACAACTATTAGTATTAGTACTATATTATTTCCACCTCCGCTACTCTTTTCCTCCTTCTCTTCCTCTTCTGAATTCTCATCTTTTTTTTCTTCTTCAGCCATACATCCTCCCTATATTTACAAAATTATTTAAATTATATTTCAAAATATCTTAAATTCAGTACTCATTTGATATTTTTAGGATAAAATATTTACTATAAAAAATAAAAAATTGGAAAATTTATGGGAATTATTGAGTCTTTTTTGGGTTTAATAGGGACACCATTTCTAGGAATGTTTAGAAAAATGGAGAATTTTGGACGTTTTATTCTATTTCAAATATCTTTATTACCTCTATTTTTTAAATCTCCATATAGAATGAAAGAGTTTTTCTACCAGATGGATGTCATCGGTATTGGAACTTTAGGGGTTATTAC from the Hydrogenimonas thermophila genome contains:
- the fliL gene encoding flagellar basal body-associated protein FliL — encoded protein: MAEEEKKDENSEEEEKEEKSSGGGNNIVLILIVVLLVLVLAVIGIGAYVMLSGDDQENPETVKQEKVEKKTRRKSDDLTVGPMYPLDKFTVNLLSENGRRFLVAKINLEEDSEELTPELDKKTPLIRDIIISILSSKTVEEITTPKGKEKLKEEIVNQINKYLEDGEIANVYFTEFVIQ